A window of the Rhizobium viscosum genome harbors these coding sequences:
- a CDS encoding LysR family transcriptional regulator — protein MDRWQAMRVFVKVAEAESFADAGRQLHMSPPAVTRMVSALEDIIGTRLLTRTTRSVKLTEAGAQYFADCQRLLADLSEAEATAAGAYGRPTGTLTVTTSAMFGTMFVMPLMTEYLDLYPDVVGRGLFVDRVVGMVDEGIDVAIRIGHLPDSGLTATRVGQVRRVICGSPAYFEKHGVPMTPGDLSGHRIVASTSAWTSLEWRFGVRKKSTVHVNPRLFCSTNEAAISAAASGWGLTRVLSYQIAPQLETGELRTILAEYEEEALPIHIVHPEGRYASAKVRSFIDFSVEKLRSNRHFN, from the coding sequence ATGGATCGATGGCAGGCAATGAGGGTCTTCGTGAAGGTCGCGGAGGCTGAGAGCTTTGCAGACGCAGGACGGCAACTCCACATGAGCCCTCCCGCAGTCACTCGCATGGTGTCTGCCCTGGAAGATATCATCGGTACGCGCCTGCTGACGCGCACGACCCGCTCCGTCAAACTGACGGAGGCAGGTGCCCAGTATTTTGCAGACTGCCAGAGGCTCCTCGCCGATCTCTCGGAGGCGGAAGCGACTGCCGCCGGCGCCTACGGCAGACCGACGGGCACCCTTACCGTCACTACCTCTGCCATGTTCGGTACAATGTTCGTCATGCCACTAATGACCGAATATCTGGATCTCTACCCTGATGTGGTCGGTCGCGGCCTATTCGTCGACCGCGTTGTTGGCATGGTCGACGAAGGTATCGATGTCGCAATCCGCATCGGCCATCTGCCCGACTCCGGCCTCACCGCAACGCGTGTCGGCCAGGTGAGACGCGTCATCTGCGGATCGCCTGCCTATTTCGAAAAGCATGGCGTTCCGATGACGCCCGGCGATCTGTCGGGCCACCGCATTGTCGCCTCGACCAGCGCGTGGACATCGCTCGAATGGCGTTTCGGGGTGCGGAAGAAGTCAACCGTCCACGTCAATCCCCGTCTCTTCTGCAGCACCAACGAGGCCGCCATCTCGGCGGCGGCTTCCGGCTGGGGCCTGACGCGCGTTCTGTCCTACCAGATTGCGCCGCAGCTCGAGACCGGCGAATTACGCACGATCCTGGCTGAGTATGAGGAGGAGGCTTTGCCGATCCATATCGTCCATCCGGAAGGCCGGTATGCTTCGGCAAAAGTGCGAAGCTTCATCGATTTTTCGGTGGAAAAGCTGAGATCCAACAGGCACTTCAATTAG
- a CDS encoding alpha/beta fold hydrolase yields the protein MNRLILSLMLATVSFAPFSQAVAAPAKQVAITQQVPVTVHYRLAKIDGVDMFYREAGPADGPVVLLLHGFPTSSHMFRNLIPLLADRYHVIAPDYPGFGQSDAPDHTKFAYTFGHYADMVDTLMTELGAKKYAMYVMDYGAPVGYRLALKHPERVSGLIVQNGNAYEEGLREFWDPIKAYWAEDSKGKREALSNLVVLETTKFQYTDGVKDLTRISPDNWVHDQALLDRPGNKDIQLDLFHDYGTNVPLYPQFQAFFRERKPPTLIVWGKNDKIFPEVGAHPYLRDLPDAEMHLLDTGHFALEDKLDEMAPLIRDFLDRKIAK from the coding sequence ATGAACAGACTGATCCTTTCCCTGATGCTGGCAACCGTCAGCTTTGCTCCCTTTTCCCAAGCCGTCGCCGCTCCTGCCAAGCAGGTTGCGATCACCCAGCAGGTGCCGGTGACAGTGCACTATCGTTTGGCCAAGATCGATGGCGTCGACATGTTCTATCGCGAAGCCGGCCCGGCCGACGGCCCGGTCGTCCTGCTTCTGCACGGCTTCCCGACATCCTCGCACATGTTCCGCAACCTCATTCCGCTGCTGGCAGATCGCTATCACGTCATCGCACCCGACTATCCGGGCTTCGGTCAGAGTGATGCACCCGATCACACCAAGTTCGCCTACACCTTCGGCCATTATGCCGACATGGTCGATACGCTGATGACTGAGCTCGGCGCCAAGAAGTACGCCATGTATGTCATGGATTACGGCGCACCGGTCGGCTACCGTCTGGCTCTCAAGCACCCGGAACGGGTGAGCGGGTTGATCGTCCAGAACGGCAATGCCTATGAAGAAGGCCTGCGCGAGTTCTGGGATCCGATCAAGGCCTACTGGGCCGAAGATTCGAAGGGGAAGCGCGAGGCGCTCTCCAATCTGGTGGTCCTCGAGACCACCAAGTTCCAGTACACGGACGGCGTCAAGGATCTCACCCGCATCAGCCCCGACAACTGGGTTCACGATCAGGCCTTGCTTGACCGGCCGGGTAACAAGGATATCCAGCTCGACCTCTTCCACGATTACGGTACGAACGTCCCGCTCTACCCGCAGTTCCAGGCCTTCTTCCGCGAACGTAAGCCGCCGACGTTGATCGTCTGGGGCAAGAACGACAAAATTTTCCCGGAGGTCGGCGCACATCCTTACCTGCGTGATCTTCCAGACGCTGAAATGCACCTCCTCGACACAGGTCATTTCGCCCTTGAAGACAAGCTGGATGAGATGGCGCCCCTCATCCGCGATTTCCTCGATCGCAAGATCGCAAAGTAA
- a CDS encoding LacI family DNA-binding transcriptional regulator, protein MEELLDTTGGKRGRITIHDVAAAAGISISTASKALNDTGRMGLETRERVKRIAAEIGYRPNALARGLLSKRSFTIGLLTNDTYGRFTLPVMAGISDALVDHGVSVFLCAIEEDPALAQIHVEAMLDKQVDGIIATGKRLDRRLPVDLSNLNVPVVYAFTEGAPGSVTFRSDDAQGARLAVEWLAKLGRKRMVHVTGPENFFSVRERADAYRRVAGEERPVLFGVWSESWGHEAVARLWSGSGERPDGIFCGNDQIARGVIDALRERGIRVPQDVSVVGFDNWEIVAAQTRPPLTTVDMELKELGRQAGLTVLALAEGRSVEPGIRKLPCRLVVRQSCGGDTLGI, encoded by the coding sequence ATGGAGGAGCTGCTGGACACAACGGGAGGGAAAAGAGGCCGGATCACCATTCACGATGTCGCGGCTGCTGCTGGAATCAGCATCTCCACGGCATCGAAGGCGCTGAACGATACGGGCCGGATGGGACTGGAAACGCGCGAACGGGTCAAGCGCATCGCGGCGGAGATCGGGTACAGACCGAACGCTTTGGCGAGGGGCCTGCTCAGCAAACGCAGTTTCACGATCGGGCTTCTCACCAACGATACCTATGGCCGTTTTACCCTGCCGGTCATGGCAGGCATATCGGATGCTCTCGTTGATCATGGCGTTTCGGTCTTTCTGTGCGCAATTGAGGAGGACCCGGCGCTGGCGCAGATTCATGTCGAGGCGATGCTCGACAAACAGGTTGACGGCATCATCGCAACGGGAAAGCGTCTAGATAGACGGTTACCGGTCGATCTGTCGAATTTGAATGTGCCGGTGGTCTACGCATTTACCGAAGGAGCGCCCGGAAGTGTCACCTTCCGCTCCGATGATGCGCAGGGCGCGCGGCTTGCCGTCGAGTGGCTGGCAAAGCTCGGGCGCAAGCGAATGGTGCATGTCACCGGACCGGAGAATTTCTTCTCGGTGCGCGAGCGTGCCGATGCCTATCGCAGGGTCGCGGGAGAAGAGCGGCCGGTCCTGTTCGGGGTCTGGTCGGAAAGCTGGGGCCACGAAGCCGTCGCAAGATTGTGGAGCGGCAGCGGCGAAAGGCCCGACGGCATCTTCTGCGGCAATGATCAGATTGCCCGTGGTGTCATCGATGCGTTGCGCGAACGCGGCATCAGGGTGCCGCAGGATGTTTCTGTGGTGGGATTTGACAATTGGGAGATTGTCGCCGCCCAGACGCGACCGCCGCTGACGACAGTGGATATGGAGTTGAAGGAACTGGGGCGGCAGGCCGGATTGACGGTTCTGGCGCTTGCGGAGGGACGCTCGGTGGAGCCCGGCATCCGGAAATTGCCGTGCCGTCTCGTCGTGCGGCAATCATGCGGGGGTGACACCCTCGGAATATAG
- a CDS encoding GGDEF domain-containing protein, which produces MTLGDTEAMLQMAQLMEAAGVMIAVYDQDDRLRFANRAFRDAWFIAEDEQPLWPELMRRNFHARRGTIIATTDFESWLLSTLARRGKAGFRAFETDLHDGRWLWMTETMQANGWMLCVASDVTSIRSDQRTLRQDRDSAIKASQTDELTGIPSRRFVMSKLEELVRSHGNDQEKVGCLAVLDIDNFKYINDRFGHTAGDAVLKDFAATLQKMVRKTDILGRVGGEEFVLVLPNTVPEEAAEIVNRMLVAVRQSRPLVDQLSFRYSFSAGIACVMGGDYANDIYRRADLALYAAKMRGRDQISIDPHAQSLGRRTS; this is translated from the coding sequence ATGACCTTGGGTGACACTGAAGCAATGTTGCAAATGGCGCAGCTGATGGAAGCTGCGGGCGTCATGATTGCGGTCTACGACCAGGATGACCGGTTGCGTTTTGCCAATCGCGCGTTTCGCGATGCCTGGTTTATCGCGGAGGACGAACAACCACTTTGGCCCGAGTTGATGCGGCGCAACTTTCACGCCCGCCGCGGAACGATCATTGCCACGACCGACTTTGAGAGCTGGTTGCTGTCGACGCTCGCCCGTCGAGGCAAAGCCGGGTTTCGCGCCTTTGAGACCGACCTTCACGACGGCCGATGGTTATGGATGACCGAAACCATGCAGGCCAATGGCTGGATGCTGTGTGTCGCAAGCGACGTGACATCGATCCGCTCCGACCAGAGGACGCTGCGGCAAGATCGCGACAGCGCGATCAAGGCCTCCCAGACCGACGAACTGACCGGTATCCCGAGCAGACGTTTCGTCATGTCGAAGCTTGAGGAGCTGGTGCGCAGCCATGGCAACGATCAGGAGAAGGTCGGTTGCCTCGCGGTTCTCGACATCGACAATTTCAAATATATCAATGACCGTTTCGGTCATACCGCCGGCGATGCCGTTCTCAAGGATTTCGCAGCCACGCTGCAGAAAATGGTACGCAAGACCGATATTCTCGGCCGCGTCGGCGGCGAAGAGTTTGTTCTGGTTCTTCCGAATACGGTTCCCGAAGAGGCGGCAGAGATCGTCAATCGCATGCTGGTTGCCGTCAGGCAGTCTCGCCCGCTCGTCGACCAACTCAGCTTCCGCTACAGTTTTTCTGCAGGCATTGCCTGTGTCATGGGCGGAGACTATGCCAATGATATTTATCGGAGGGCCGATCTGGCGCTCTACGCGGCCAAGATGAGAGGTCGCGACCAGATCAGCATCGATCCCCATGCGCAGTCGCTTGGGCGACGGACATCATAG
- a CDS encoding GNAT family N-acetyltransferase, protein MTARAATKQDADWIAKLLVQRWGGTTIIAHGEAFDLLALPALVADPERGLATYRLQGNDAELMSLDAVSPGQGVGTLLIEALADVLREQGIASLWVMTTNDNLAALRFYQRRGFELRRVRPGAVHEARLLKPAIPDIGDHGIPIRDEIDLCRPLL, encoded by the coding sequence ATGACGGCTCGCGCAGCTACCAAACAGGATGCTGACTGGATTGCGAAACTCCTCGTGCAACGATGGGGTGGCACGACGATCATCGCTCACGGCGAAGCCTTCGACTTGCTGGCGCTTCCAGCGCTGGTGGCCGACCCCGAGCGCGGGCTGGCGACGTATCGGCTACAGGGCAACGATGCAGAATTGATGTCGCTGGACGCGGTCTCTCCCGGCCAGGGGGTCGGTACCCTGTTGATCGAAGCCTTGGCCGATGTTTTGCGAGAACAGGGTATTGCGTCCCTTTGGGTCATGACGACCAACGACAACCTCGCCGCGCTGCGCTTCTATCAACGACGCGGCTTCGAGCTGCGGCGAGTGCGGCCTGGTGCAGTTCATGAGGCGCGATTACTGAAGCCCGCCATTCCCGACATTGGCGATCACGGGATTCCGATCCGGGATGAAATCGATTTGTGCCGCCCGCTTCTCTGA
- a CDS encoding NADH:flavin oxidoreductase/NADH oxidase: MPQPVLFSPFAVRNIKLANRIVIAPMCQYSAVDGCMTDWHLIHLGQLSLSGAALLTIEATAVVPEGRITFADVGLYDDASEAAMARTLESIRKWSDMPIAVQLAHAGRKASTEVPWRGGGQFSPADPNGWQTEAPSAVAFNPNYVPPTALDRDGMKRVRYAFAAAARRAAKIGIDAVQIHGAHGYLLHQFLSPLSNQRTDEYGGSLENRARFPLEVLDTVRDAFPSDRPVTMRVSATDWVEGGLEISESVEFAGMLEARGCDAIHVSSGGLHPSQAIPVSPSYQVPLARAIKSAVKMPVIAVGLITEPTQAEAIVATGDADLIALARAILYDPRWPWHAAAELGGQVKAANQYLRCQPSQLKSLFAK, from the coding sequence ATGCCCCAACCTGTCCTGTTTTCCCCTTTCGCTGTGCGCAACATCAAACTCGCCAACCGCATCGTGATTGCGCCCATGTGCCAGTATTCGGCCGTGGACGGCTGCATGACGGACTGGCATCTGATCCATCTCGGACAGCTGTCGCTTTCCGGCGCGGCACTTCTGACCATAGAAGCGACCGCTGTCGTTCCTGAAGGACGTATTACCTTTGCCGATGTCGGCCTTTATGACGACGCCTCCGAGGCCGCGATGGCCCGCACGCTCGAAAGCATCAGGAAATGGTCGGATATGCCGATTGCCGTGCAATTGGCGCATGCAGGCCGCAAGGCCTCGACCGAGGTTCCATGGAGAGGCGGCGGCCAGTTTTCGCCAGCCGATCCGAACGGATGGCAGACCGAAGCGCCTTCCGCTGTCGCCTTCAACCCGAACTATGTGCCGCCGACCGCACTCGACCGCGATGGCATGAAGCGTGTCCGCTATGCCTTTGCTGCTGCGGCACGGCGAGCGGCGAAAATCGGCATCGATGCCGTCCAGATCCATGGCGCTCACGGCTATCTGCTGCACCAGTTCCTGTCGCCGTTATCGAACCAGCGAACCGACGAATATGGCGGCTCGCTGGAAAACCGCGCGCGATTTCCGCTCGAGGTTCTCGACACGGTGAGGGATGCCTTTCCCTCCGATCGTCCGGTGACGATGCGCGTTTCCGCCACCGACTGGGTCGAAGGCGGTCTGGAGATTTCCGAGAGCGTCGAATTTGCCGGGATGCTCGAAGCAAGGGGCTGCGATGCCATCCACGTATCGAGCGGCGGCCTGCACCCCTCTCAGGCGATCCCGGTCAGCCCGAGCTACCAGGTGCCGCTCGCCCGGGCAATCAAAAGCGCCGTTAAAATGCCGGTCATTGCCGTCGGCCTGATCACCGAGCCGACGCAGGCCGAGGCAATCGTTGCGACCGGCGATGCAGACCTCATCGCGCTTGCTCGCGCCATCCTCTACGATCCGCGATGGCCGTGGCACGCCGCCGCCGAGCTCGGCGGGCAGGTGAAAGCGGCCAATCAGTATCTCCGTTGTCAGCCGTCGCAGCTCAAAAGCCTGTTTGCAAAATAA
- a CDS encoding ABC transporter substrate-binding protein, with protein sequence MMKRLLVATSIATLCLVSTASAAEKIEMWVRTGIGDSFKKVVEAYNASHENQVVTTEVPFGELVQKYATAIAGGQAPDALSMDLIYNPAFAAAGQLEDLTDWAKSLPYFNSLSPSHVKLGTYQDKIYGLPLSVETSVFAWNKDLYKKAGLDPEKAPATWEEIEANAEKIRKLGDDTYGFYFSGGGCGGCMIFTFTPLVWGAGADILSEDSKTATLDTPQMRKAVGFYRDMVKKDLVPASAASDNGTSFLSFTNGKIGQQSLGAFAIGTLVTQYPDINFGVTLIPSVDGKTSSFAGGDNFVITKGTKKIDAVKEFLEYIYSMDGQKVMAKYGSLPTRGDIADQVLAGLDPRMQVGLKAISVAKTPYTLQFNDLINSANGPWATFTNAAIFGDDVDGAFSNAQSEMQSIIDSGQ encoded by the coding sequence ATGATGAAGCGTCTATTGGTGGCAACCAGTATTGCCACCCTCTGCCTGGTCTCGACAGCTTCGGCTGCCGAAAAGATCGAAATGTGGGTTCGCACGGGTATCGGCGATTCCTTCAAGAAGGTCGTCGAGGCCTATAATGCGAGCCACGAAAACCAGGTAGTCACGACCGAAGTGCCCTTCGGCGAACTGGTGCAGAAATACGCAACCGCAATCGCCGGCGGCCAGGCGCCAGACGCCCTGTCGATGGACCTGATCTATAACCCGGCCTTTGCCGCTGCGGGACAGCTCGAGGACCTGACGGACTGGGCAAAGAGCCTGCCCTATTTCAATTCGCTGTCGCCGTCACATGTCAAACTCGGCACCTATCAGGACAAGATCTACGGTCTGCCGCTGTCGGTAGAAACCTCTGTCTTTGCCTGGAACAAGGACCTCTACAAGAAGGCCGGCCTCGACCCTGAAAAGGCGCCCGCGACCTGGGAAGAAATCGAGGCAAACGCCGAGAAGATCCGCAAGCTCGGCGACGATACGTACGGCTTCTACTTCTCGGGCGGCGGCTGCGGCGGCTGCATGATCTTCACTTTCACACCTCTCGTCTGGGGTGCGGGTGCCGATATCCTGTCGGAGGACAGCAAGACCGCAACGCTCGACACGCCGCAAATGCGCAAGGCCGTCGGCTTCTACCGCGATATGGTCAAGAAGGATCTTGTTCCGGCAAGTGCTGCGAGCGATAACGGCACGAGCTTCCTGAGTTTCACGAACGGCAAGATCGGCCAGCAGAGCCTCGGCGCCTTCGCTATCGGCACACTCGTCACGCAGTATCCTGACATCAACTTCGGCGTGACGCTGATCCCCAGTGTCGATGGCAAGACTTCGTCCTTTGCCGGCGGCGACAATTTCGTCATCACCAAGGGCACGAAGAAGATCGATGCCGTGAAGGAATTCCTCGAATACATCTATTCGATGGACGGCCAGAAGGTCATGGCGAAATATGGCAGCCTGCCGACACGCGGCGACATTGCCGATCAGGTGCTTGCCGGGCTCGACCCCCGCATGCAGGTGGGCCTGAAGGCAATCTCCGTGGCCAAGACACCCTACACGCTGCAGTTCAACGATCTGATCAACAGCGCCAATGGGCCTTGGGCGACCTTCACCAACGCCGCGATCTTTGGTGACGACGTCGATGGCGCCTTCTCGAATGCCCAATCCGAGATGCAGTCCATCATCGACAGCGGCCAATAA